One genomic region from Syngnathus typhle isolate RoL2023-S1 ecotype Sweden linkage group LG17, RoL_Styp_1.0, whole genome shotgun sequence encodes:
- the LOC133170976 gene encoding retinoic acid-induced protein 1 gives MQSFRERAGGYHSNQPCYQQEPHELSRLETYRQHPHHAHPQLPHPGPGPHPGPGPGLSRSAYDARSLVNATSMSAAAGAGTAGAPKDCYSQPAYPGFPVNGGGNGNGGSAPSQAKKKVPKFPPPSSGQPLQGHGGYSNHMGPGTYSAQYMSGGHLQHKWEDTAQLTSYEHEMVGRLEAGGPPAPNSSQYMDQNMLGHSQTQCPQPSYPSPHQQSHQSNPSPLMYPQSHLHYPQPSPSPSPYIEKCSPMPPCYKSYSVPPSSQYGRQMSGLGNLKQGAYRASQNSYSYQHSRGYEPQPPLQAMSNPQEAQPNPKYQHFSQPQANYCLSELSVRSPEQYYQTCSPSSSHSPARSLGRSPSYSSTPSPLMTNPESFQYGQPPITPGAALSSSSSSTGHQEHGASNAMLLPPRSHPSPSVPHAAAHSFTNALPGPSVKERFSEKLLSNPSLWSLNALTSQVENISNNVQQLLLSETLVANKKASKRNSGESSSSSGSAASLKKGEGYKSPYSESAGNLSGGLAQDLYSNVQHSRMPIELHEGGYSSSSDEQLERSFYYRNQGRSPAQPANNSHINVDTMSSCSMTSPDDVSTRSGDSGLHNFTPDPIRCQSMQEDGAPVKSLAEGSITVPSPVKPDTDSSSDIQRISQPVKENFEESAWTEKSAEQEVETRPKTPDYEIDACVAKLTEKREKWSDEGKCSFLYNQVNKNKDFCYAETPYEAVRRKYEPDSLEQSPAACSDSSHHFGQEIKEAYKSESSIASESSLKTLPFHPASDLEQDQYSTEKEDSSDNTPQSEALEEDNSRKTESKQSLEEDQQEEENRGPKADFDKPTQCALSPPTSDEVRNEPVEEENGGQSVNSDIMKNRHGAEKPSADLCPRTEKRAEFHGDHELAGVPAHPNVAAAPDASSRESAIGDTAPQPQSAMPVFSALNDKTTTTPALSRDHMDHSDAKVLEPDSPQLPGKSILPSAPSWADTPPSPKKGDEDMEPGLSCSSAVTPLAKPEPVAPSAQPRAFGRKHTRGRRKTMLSGVAIRRQLSLERDQEKEREGEPLASENACRPSAKMMLFPDQTELAHQESIVSQTSTMLAEGLSSRMCTRSFNAADFPPKGEDHLKRKPGPKPGPKPALKNGSKPGPKPAAKPGPKLALKPGPKAGLKSGLKDVPSTPDPAEKIESPGKRKAGLKPGPKPISKPGFESEEALPTVKAPVGRPKGSVSRAKQTRQEEIILTEPQGRGRKNIKATLSQINQDIKVIKRDQKSPDDIKAQENDTRNMTLRSRKPPQAKEKEKNLHKDVVTTQSGTIECSEKEEVEPTPHMVKKTTTKAPALLPAENSEELLPLTYQSAMDPSLVPLKKKRGPKPKAKALQPHEQVVSAPQEGPRRKRGPTTTEPALPYPTKHIPESDQGDVPALPAQCPARTKVLPPRKGRGLKYEAMVQKITSPSSKKYLQTPQTDVNLNDDAMTKDFATHAVVQTAIPVNGTEMMESEVKSRQAVAKHLDGIARKEVKQESDMQEISGETQEWRQEEDANDQGPMCNVQRAMGAQVDLGPRGDWTQQAKALDLPTPNSSKRKRWAMVESTDASVVALEASEPIVTAPRAAKQRAIKNNHEMHLKQKRKRKAQPEETQTAKEIKVEPTEQQDAMAEETTMPSEEPRLPIAPDDIKEYTEVGGTEVFQKSKRGRKPFAHAAKRKRGMEETSDKPLKLYKKPGPKPGMKDALEVIEAVVRAAGCEAEKLQTQTDMRDEEHKDGVVGPVLTISDKQAKSISVRRVRTRPIQHHQQQQQPQQQQHPPQSFCPYVRMNNSRDFPSWCAIVNKPEDVHVFQRRRKKGILRMKNPFTVAKVVPHTAAMLQGPTLNPDLTGKRLTCCLCAKPSNYRDLGDLCGPYYAEEGLPRKLLTAEPAVSLGQGSRNADLDEGSEEPRASSKAVEEVKEGDNARESRSARRRRRPYGRADGKDRTGLPPRISLRERLKRMRRLQDGPCANQEGLLRRLQDEAEASEHWAHENCAIWTKGVIVLAGRLYGLKEAAANSAQTSCHKCQTAGASLTCCWRSCSRKYHYACAKETGCTFHEDDFSIKCPKHEDL, from the exons ATGCAGTCCTTCCGTGAGCGCGCCGGTGGTTACCACAGCAACCAACCCTGCTACCAGCAGGAGCCCCACGAATTATCACGCCTGGAGACGTACCGACAACACCCACATCATGCCCACCCTCAGCTACCCCACCCGGGGCCTGGTCCTCATCCAGGCCCGGGCCCGGGGCTGTCAAGGTCAGCCTATGACGCCCGCTCACTGGTGAACGCTACAAGCATGTCTGCAGCTGCAGGAGCAGGAACCGCAGGAGCACCTAAGGACTGTTATAGCCAGCCAGCCTACCCTGGTTTCCCGGTCAACGGCGGCGGGAACGGAAACGGAGGCTCGGCACCCTCGCAGGCAAAGAAGAAAGTCCCCAAATTCCCTCCACCAAGTTCCGGCCAACCTCTACAAGGTCACGGTGGTTACAGTAACCACATGGGCCCCGGGACTTACTCAGCCCAGTACATGAGCGGGGGCCACCTCCAGCACAAATGGGAAGACACGGCTCAGTTGACGTCGTATGAGCACGAGATGGTCGGGCGACTCGAGGCTGGAGGTCCACCCGCCCCTAACTCCTCACAGTACATGGACCAGAACATGCTGGGCCACTCCCAGACCCAGTGCCCCCAGCCATCTTATCCCAGCCCTCATCAGCAGTCACACCAAAGTAACCCTTCACCGTTGATGTACCCACAAAGTCACCTGCACTATCCCCAACCTTCCCCCTCTCCTTCACCATACATAGAAAAGTGCAGCCCCATGCCGCCATGTTATAAAAGTTACAGCGTGCCGCCGAGCTCACAATACGGCAGACAAATGAGCGGCCTCGGTAACCTGAAGCAAGGAGCCTACCGCGCATCTCAGAACAGCTACAGCTACCAACACTCCAGAGGTTATGAGCCACAGCCCCCTCTGCAAGCCATGAGCAACCCACAGGAAGCCCAGCCCAACCCCAAATACCAGCACTTCAGCCAACCACAAGCAAACTACTGTCTCTCAGAACTGTCTGTCAGGTCACCCGAGCAGTATTATCAAACTTGCAGTCCCTCTTCGAGTCACTCACCCGCACGCTCGCTGGGACGCTCACCTTCATACAGCTCCACCCCGTCGCCGCTGATGACTAATCCCGAATCATTCCAGTACGGCCAACCGCCCATCACCCCGGGAGCGGCTTTGTCCTCGTCGTCTTCCTCAACGGGCCACCAAGAGCACGGCGCGTCCAACGCCATGCTGTTGCCCCCACGCTCACACCCGTCCCCCAGCGTGCCCCACGCGGCAGCCCACAGCTTCACCAACGCGCTTCCAGGACCGAGCGTGAAAGAGCGCTTCTCCGAGAAACTGCTGTCCAACCCCAGCTTGTGGAGCCTGAATGCCCTCACCTCTCAGGTTGAGAACATATCCAACAACGTCCAACAGTTGCTGCTTTCCGAGACTCTGGTGGCCAACAAGAAAGCCTCTAAACGGAACAGTGGTGAAAGCAGCAGCAGTTCTGGCAGCGCGGCGTCCTTGAAAAAGGGCGAGGGCTACAAAAGTCCATATTCAGAAAGTGCCGGTAATTTAAGCGGCGGCCTAGCGCAGGACCTTTACTCGAACGTGCAGCACTCGCGGATGCCAATAGAACTGCACGAGGGGGGCTACTCCAGCAGTAGTGATGAGCAACTGGAGAGGAGCTTCTACTACAGAAACCAGGGCAGGAGTCCAGCTCAGCCTGCCAACAACTCCCACATTAACGTGGACACAATGTCGTCCTGTTCCATGACATCTCCGGATGACGTGTCCACCAGGTCTGGAGACTCAGGATTGCACAACTTCACTCCTGACCCAATTCGATGTCAGTCAATGCAGGAAGACGGCGCTCCCGTGAAGAGCCTCGCTGAGGGGAGCATTACAGTTCCCAGTCCCGTTAAACCCGACACCGACTCATCTTCCGACATACAGCGGATCAGCCAGCCCGTTAAAGAAAACTTTGAGGAATCGGCGTGGACAGAGAAATCAGCTGAGCAAGAAGTGGAGACTCGGCCCAAAACACCTGACTATGAAATAGATGCCTGTGTTGCCAAACTGACAGAGAAACGAGAGAAATGGTCAGATGAGGGCAAATGTTCATTTCTGTACAACcaagtcaacaaaaacaaagactttTGCTATGCCGAGACGCCATATGAAGCGGTTCGGAGGAAATATGAGCCGGATTCACTCGAACAGTCCCCAGCCGCCTGCTCTGACTCGAGCCACCATTTCGGCCAAGAGATAAAAGAAGCATACAAATCCGAGTCATCAATTGCTTCCGAGAGCTCCTtgaaaacgttgcctttccatCCTGCAAGTGACCTTGAACAGGATCAATATTCCACAGAGAAGGAGGACAGTTCAGACAACACCCCTCAAAGCGAGGCCTTGGAGGAGGACAACTCCAGGAAGACAGAGAGCAAACAGTCGCTTGAGGAAGACCAACAGGAGGAGGAAAACCGTGGAcccaaagcagactttgataaACCAACGCAATGTGCTCTATCCCCACCCACGTCTGATGAGGTGAGAAACGAACCAGTGGAGGAGGAGAACGGCGGCCAGTCAGTGAATTCTGACATCATGAAGAACAGACACGGCGCTGAGAAGCCTTCTGCCGACCTTTGCCCCAGGACAGAGAAAAGAGCTGAGTTCCACGGCGACCATGAGCTCGCGGGAGTGCCCGCGCATCCAAATGTGGCCGCAGCCCCGGATGCTTCTTCCAGAGAATCGGCCATCGGCGACACGGCACCGCAGCCACAGTCTGCTATGCCCGTCTTCTCGGCCCTCAACGACAAGACAACGACAACTCCAGCCCTGTCCAGGGATCACATGGATCACAGCGACGCTAAAGTGCTGGAGCCCGACTCTCCTCAGTTGCCTGGCAAGTCGATTCTTCCGTCGGCCCCCTCCTGGGCGGACACACCGCCCTCCCCAAAGAAAGGCGATGAGGACATGGAGCCGGGCCTCAGCTGCTCCAGCGCCGTGACCCCTTTGGCCAAGCCAGAGCCCGTGGCCCCGTCTGCTCAGCCCAGAGCGTTTGGGCGCAAACATACAAGGGGGAGAAGGAAAACCATGCTTTCAGGTGTGGCCATCAGGCGACAGCTAAGCTTGGAACGGGACCAAGAGAAGGAGCGAGAAGGGGAGCCCCTGGCCTCTGAAAACGCCTGCAGGCCTTCAGCCAAAATGATGCTGTTCCCAGACCAAACTGAGCTTGCGCACCAGGAATCAATCGTGAGCCAGACAAGCACAATGTTAGCCGAAGGACTGAGTTCAAGAATGTGCACCCGCTCTTTCAATGCAGCAGACTTCCCACCCAAAGGCGAGGATCATTTGAAGAGGAAACCAGGCCCAAAACCTGGACCCAAACCAGCACTGAAAAATGGATCCAAGCCAGGGCCAAAACCGGCAGCCAAACCAGGCCCTAAACTCGCCCTAAAGCCTGGCCCAAAAGCAGGACTCAAATCAGGACTAAAGGATGTGCCAAGTACACCAGATCCGGCGGAAAAAATAGAGTCTCCGGGGAAACGAAAAGCAGGCTTAAAACCTGGTCCCAAACCTATTTCAAAGCCAGGATTCGAATCCGAAGAGGCTTTGCCAACCGTCAAAGCCCCTGTCGGTCGCCCCAAAGGCTCAGTTTCCAGAGCCAAGCAGACGCGACAGGAAGAAATAATTTTGACAGAGCCACAAGGCAGGGGCAGGAAAAATATTAAGGCCACACTATCACAAATAAACCAGGACATAAAAGTCATCAAACGTGACCAAAAGTCACCGGATGACATAAAAGCACAGGAAAATGACACTAGAAATATGACTTTAAGGTCAAGAAAGCCCCCACAGGccaaagaaaaggagaaaaaccTACACAAGGACGTTGTAACAACCCAAAGTGGCACAATTGAATGTTCTGAGAAAGAGGAAGTGGAGCCAACTCCACATATGGTGAAAAAGACGACAACAAAAGCTCCTGCATTGCTTCCAGCTGAAAATAGTGAAGAGTTGCTTCCACTCACATATCAGTCAGCCATGGATCCCTCTTTGGTGCCACTCAAGAAAAAGAGGGGTCCCAAGCCTAAAGCCAAAGCACTCCAACCGCATGAGCAGGTTGTCTCCGCACCTCAAGAGGGTCCCAGAAGAAAGAGAGGGCCAACCACCACAGAGCCCGCGCTCCCGTACCCAACCAAACATATTCCCGAAAGCGATCAAGGGGACGTACCAGCGCTGCCTGCGCAGTGCCCCGCTCGAACAAAAGTTCTTCCTCCACGTAAGGGCAGAGGGCTGAAATACGAGGCCATGGTGCAGAAGATCACCTCGCCGAGCTCCAAGAAGTATCTCCAAACTCCTCAGACGGACGTCAATCTCAACGACGACGCAATGACCAAGGACTTTGCGACCCATGCTGTCGTCCAGACGGCTATTCCTGTCAACGGCACTGAAATGATGGAAAGTGAAGTAAAAAGCAGACAGGCGGTTGCCAAACACCTCGACGGCATTGCCAGGAAGGAGGTCAAACAAGAAAGTGACATGCAGGAGATAAGTGGAGAAACACAAGAGTGGAGACAAGAAGAGGATGCCAATGACCAAGGGCCAATGTGCAACGTCCAAAGGGCAATGGGGGCTCAGGTAGACCTCGGTCCTCGAGGAGATTGGACCCAACAGGCAAAAGCACTTGATTTACCCACACCCAACTCCTCCAAGCGGAAGCGATGGGCCATGGTGGAGAGCACAGATGCCTCCGTCGTAGCTTTGGAAGCAAGTGAGCCCATCGTGACCGCCCCAAGAGCTGCCAAGCAGAGGGCCATTAAAAATAACCACGAGATGCACCTGAAGCAGAAGAGGAAACGAAAAGCTCAGCCTGAAGAAACCCAAACAGCAAAGGAGATCAAAGTGGAACCCACGGAGCAACAAGACGCGATGGCAGAGGAGACCACCATGCCTTCAGAGGAGCCCCGACTGCCAATCGCTCCCGATGATATCAAAGAATACACCGAGGTGGGCGGCACAGAAGTCTTCCAGAAATCCAAAAGGGGAAGAAAACCATTCGCCCACGCGGCTAAGCGCAAACGGGGGATGGAGGAGACGtccgacaagccgctcaaactGTACAAAAAGCCCGGGCCAAAACCTGGAATGAAGGACGCCTTGGAGGTCATTGAGGCCGTCGTGAGGGCTGCCGGCTGCGAAGCGGAAAAGCTCCAGACGCAAACAGACATGCGTGACGAGGAACACAAAGACGGTGTTGTGGGTCCTGTGCTGACCATCTCAGACAAGCAGGCCAAGAGCATTTCTGTCAGGAGAGTCCGAACCAGGCCCATCcagcatcatcagcagcagcagcagccgcagcagcagcagcacccgcCGCAGTCTTTCTGTCCCTACGTGCGCATGAACAACTCCAGAGACTTTCCATCTTGGTGCGCCATCGTCAACAAGCCAGAGGACGTGCATGTTTTCCAGAGACGGAGAAAGAAGGGAATTCTCCGGATGAAGAATCCTTTCACGGTGGCAAAAGTAGTGCCGCATACCGCCGCCATGCTCCAAGGGCCAACACTCAATCCGGATCTAACCGGTAAACGTCTCACCTGCTGCCTGTGCGCAAAACCTTCAAACTATCGAGATCTGGGCGATCTGTGCGGACCGTACTATGCCGAAGAAGGACTCCCTCGGAAACTCTTGACCGCCGAGCCCGCCGTCTCCCTTGGGCAAGGGTCAAGGAATGCCGACCTGGATGAAGGTAGTGAAGAACCGCGGGCATCGTCAAAGGCCGTCGAGGAAGTCAAGGAAGGAGACAACGCGCGGGAGAGCCGAAGCGCCAGACGTCGCCGCCGGCCGTACGGACGAGCAGACGGAAAAGACAGAACAGGCCTTCCTCCAAGAATAAGCCTTCGCGAAAGGTTAAAGAGGATGAGGCGGCTCCAGGACGGACCTTGCGCAAACCAAGAGGGTTTGCTCCGAAGGCTGCAAGATGAAGCTGAGGCCAGTGAGCACTGGGCTCATGAAAACTGCGCCATCTGGACCAAAGGCGTGATTGTGCTGGCCGGGCGACTGTACGGACTGAAGGAAGCCGCCGCAAATTCGGCCCAAACG AGCTGCCACAAGTGCCAGACTGCGGGGGCGTCCCTCACTTGCTGCTGGAGAAGCTGCTCTCGGAAGTACCACTACGCCTGCGCCAAAGAGACAG GCTGCACATTCCACGAAGATGACTTCTCCATCAAATGTCCCAAACATGAG GATTTGTAA
- the srebf1 gene encoding sterol regulatory element-binding protein 1 translates to MNTLSFDDPSLDNLDPTLSLHDPSEIDTALLSDIDDMLKFLHQEGELGSLFDNPPYTGGPAGSLELPCLPQVVTSSSPLSTASAPPSTSSSSSSSVLSSSPHLDALLGPPITRSSSSPDKAFQPTTTFQQSPLAQVSIPTPRQQPASPQQAHTVGPPKVEAPQPAVAQATPAPGTLPHGSPVLNPAFNSTPPKLFTSSSPPQTPPQPPKQMPTHLQSQTPNRGQNCFIVGSTVSQAAATLSSSPPKVQPMAIQTPVQGLSAASPLLAAAGSPPAPALTSHVQQVPVLLQPQFIKAESLLLTTLKHDPCMVTTVASTTSLATTTTPVQSASLQAFVGGGTFLTTVPVMVDAEKLPINRIINSGKTGVFPAKGEKRTAHNAIEKRYRSSINDKINELKDLVAGTEAKLNKSAVLRKAIDVIRFLQQSNQKLKQENLGLKMAAQKNKSLKDLVAMEVDTVADVKMELLTPPASDVGSPSSFSHCTSDSEPDSPMGEDTKPHVTMLDQSASGSSAGGMLDRSRMALCAFTFLFLSLNPLANLICSSGGDTASGASGAPHHAGRSVLGLDIAADSWGWMDWMLPTILVWLLNGILVSGVLIRLLVYGEPVTRPHSGSSVLFWRHRKQADLDLARGDFAQAGQNLWTCLKALGRPLPTSQLDLACASLWSFLRFCLQRLWVGRLLAARAGGLRSDRPLQEDACKSNRDAALVYHRLHQLHMTGKLNGSHLSAVHMALSAVNLAECSGSYLPVASLAEVYVSAALRVKASLPRILHFTSRVFLSSARQACLSSSGSVPPAMQWLCHPLGHRFFVDGDWAIRSIPKESIYSQAGNTVDPLAQVTQAFREHLLEKALYCVAQPKREKSPSHVEGEYADALEYLQLLISASDAAGATSQSFAIGSNMATVTGCDPHSKWWSSVIVVIINWLQGDDAAAERLYPTVEHLPRTLHTAESLLPKACLNTFRAVRALLSKPENCYLSLSHSDKASALLRDSLNLGPHSHSSTLDKVVQLLLCDLLLVMRTNVWRLQQQQLQGAGAAGTGSAGVQQASPPELQGFQQDLSSLRKLAQSFRPAMRRLFLHEATARLMAGASPTRTHQLLDRSLRRRATPGTKTEECEARPGQREQAEAVMLACRYLPPSFLSAPGQRVGMLADAARTLEKLGDKRTLHDCQQMIIKLGSGTTVTNS, encoded by the exons ATGAACACTTTGTCGTTTGACGATCCTTCGTTGGATAATCTGGATCCGACATTGTCGCTGCATGACCCCAGCGAGATTGACACGGCCCTTCTTAGCGACATTGATG ACATGCTCAAGTTCCTTCACCAGGAAGGGGAACTCGGAAGCCTCTTTGATAACCCTCCATACACAGGAGGACCCGCCGGCAGTCTGGAACTTCCTTGTCTGCCCCAAGTCGTCACATCATCCTCCCCCCTGTCCACCGCATCTGCGCCTCCATccacgtcttcttcttcttcctcctccgtcCTGAGCAGCAGCCCCCATCTGGATGCACTCCTGGGCCCTCCCATCACCCGCAGCTCATCCAGCCCAGACAAGGCCTTCCAGCCTACCACCACCTTTCAGCAGTCCCCGCTGGCCCAGGTGTCCATCCCCACCCCGCGGCAGCAGCCGGCGTCCCCGCAGCAAGCTCACACGGTCGGACCGCCCAAAGTGGAAGCACCCCAGCCGGCTGTGGCCCAGGCTACGCCTGCCCCAGGAACTTTACCTCATGGGTCCCCGGTCCTAAACCCTGCATTCAACAGCACCCCCCCAAAACTCTTCACCTCCTCTTCACCGCCCCAAACTCCACCCCAGCCTCCAAAGCAGATGCCGACGCACCTTCAGAGCCAGACTCCAAACAGAGGCCAGAACTGCTTCATAG TCGGCAGCACTGTGAGCCAAGCGGCAGCCACCTTGTCCTCCTCGCCTCCCAAGGTCCAGCCAATGGCCATTCAGACTCCGGTCCAAGGCTTGAGTGCAGCCTCTCCTTTGCTGGCCGCGGCGGGAAGCCCGCCCGCTCCCGCGCTTACGTCTCATGTTCAGCAAGTACCC GTGTTACTGCAACCCCAGTTTATCAAAGCCGAGTCTCTGCTGTTGACCACACTGAAGCATGACCCCTGCATGGTCACCACCGTGGCCTCCACCACATCGctggccaccaccaccactccaGTTCAGAGCGCCTCACTGCAG GCATTTGTGGGTGGGGGCACCTTCCTGACTACCGTGCCCGTCATGGTGGATGCCGAGAAGCTGCCAATCAATCGCATCATCAACAGCGGCAAGACGGGCGTTTTCCCCGCCAAGGGGGAGAAGCGCACGGCCCACAATGCCATCGAGAAGCGCTACCGCTCGTCCATCAACGACAAAATCAATGAGCTCAAAGATTTGGTCGCAGGCACTGAGGCCAAG CTCAATAAATCAGCCGTGTTGAGGAAAGCCATCGACGTCATCCGTTTCCTGCAGCAATCCAATCAGAAGCTCAAACAGGAGAACCTGGGACTGAAAATGGCAGCCCAGAAAAACA AGTCTCTCAAGGACCTGGTTGCCATGGAGGTGGACACAGTGGCTGACGTGAAGATGGAGCTGCTTACGCCGCCGGCATCTGACGTGGGTTCGCCCTCGTCTTTCTCGCACTGCACCAGTGACTCGGAACCCGACAGCCCGATGGGAGAGGATACCAAG CCACACGTGACCATGCTGGACCAATCGGCGAGCGGCAGCAGCGCCGGCGGCATGCTGGACCGTTCTCGCATGGCGCTCTGCGCTTtcaccttcctcttcctctccctcAACCCCTTGGCCAACCTGATCTGCTCATCTGGCGGTGACACGGCAAGTGGTGCGTCCGGTGCCCCCCATCACGCGGGCCGGAGTGTTCTGGGCTTGGACATTGCGG CGGACTCATGGGGCTGGATGGACTGGATGCTACCAACAATTCTGGTCTGGCTTCTGAACGGCATCTTGGTGTCGGGAGTTCTTATCCGCCTTCTGGTATACGGAGAGCCTGTGACCAGACCTCATTCTGGATCTTCGGTCTTGTTCTGGAGGCACCGCAAGCAGGCCGACCTGGACCTGGCGCGA GGGGATTTTGCTCAGGCCGGCCAGAACCTTTGGACTTGTCTCAAAGCTCTGGGTCGCCCCTTACCCACCTCCCAGCTGGACTTGGCCTGCGCCTCGCTGTGGTCCTTCCTCAGATTCTGCCTTCAGCGCCTCTGGGTGGGCCGCTTGCTGGCCGCCCGGGCAGGGGGACTACGATCGGACCGCCCCCTGCAGGAGGACGCGTGCAAGAGCAATCGAGATGCTGCGCTGGTTTACCACCGCCTGCACCAGCTGCACATGACAG gcaaactgaaTGGGAGCCACCTTTCAGCCGTGCACATGGCGCTCAGCGCGGTCAACTTGGCGGAATGTTCCGGCTCCTATCTGCCCGTGGCTTCGCTGGCCGAGGTCTATGTGTCTGCGGCGCTCCGAGTCAAAGCCAGCCTGCCAAGGATCCTGCACTTCACCTCT CGTGTGTTCCTGAGCAGCGCGCGTCAAGCGTGCCTGTCGTCCAGCGGGAGCGTGCCTCCGGCCATGCAATGGCTCTGCCACCCTCTTGGCCACCGCTTCTTTGTGGATGGGGACTGGGCCATTCGCAGCATCCCCAAAGAGAGCATCTACAGTCAGGCCGGCAACACTG TGGACCCGTTGGCTCAGGTGACTCAAGCCTTCAGGGAACACTTGCTGGAAAAGGCTCTTTACTGCGTGGCCCAGCCAAAAAGGGAGAAAAGCCCCAGTCATGTCGAAGG GGAGTATGCAGATGCCCTGGAGTATCTGCAGCTGCTGATTAGTGCTTCCGATGCAGCTGGCGCCACGTCGCAGTCCTTTGCTATTGGCTCCAACATGGCCACTGTCACAG GCTGCGACCCCCACTCTAAATGGTGGTCCTCTGTCATTGTGGTTATCATCAACTGGCTCCAAGGGGACGACGCGGCCGCCGAGAGGCTCTATCCAACTGTCGAGCACCTGCCGCGAACGCTGCACACCGCGGA GAGCCTCCTGCCCAAGGCTTGTCTCAACACCTTCCGAGCGGTGCGGGCTCTGCTGTCCAAGCCAGAAAACTGCTACTTGAGTCTGAGCCACAGCGACAAGGCCAGCGCCCTGCTCAGAGACAGTCTCAACTTGGGCCCGCACTCTCACAGCTCCACTTTAGACAAG GTGGTGCAGTTGCTGTTGTGCGACTTGCTGTTGGTGATGAGGACCAATGTGTGGCGTCTTCAGCAACAGCAGCTGCAGGGGGCGGGTGCGGCCGGGACGGGCTCCGCGGGGGTCCAGCAGGCCTCCCCGCCCGAGCTGCAAGGCTTTCAGCAGGACCTCAGCTCTTTACGCAAGCTGGCGCAGAGTTTCAGGCCAGCCATGCGAAGG TTGTTCCTTCATGAAGCCACGGCCAGGCTAATGGCGGGGGCCAGTCCCACGCGCACGCATCAGCTGCTGGATCGCTCGCTGCGACGTAGAGCCACGCCTGGAACCAAGACAG AGGAGTGCGAGGCACGGCCGGGCCAGCGCGAGCAGGCGGAGGCGGTGATGCTGGCGTGCCGTTACCTCCCCCCGTCCTTCCTGTCTGCCCCCGGCCAGCGGGTGGGCATGCTGGCCGACGCTGCCCGCACGCTGGAGAAGCTGGGAGATAAGCGCACCCTCCACGACTGCCAGCAGATGATCATCAAGCTGGGCAGTGGCACCACCGTCACCAACAGCTAA